A genomic segment from Cyanobium sp. NIES-981 encodes:
- a CDS encoding iron uptake porin gives MKLFQQLLVAPAALGLLAPVAATASELNMDGVNQYASQEQVTSISQFSDVQPTSWAYQALSNLIERYGCVAGYPDGTYRGEKAMTRFEAAALLNACLDRVTEVTDELKRLMAEFEKELAILKGRVDGLEAKVGELEANQFSTTTKLKGIATMVLGGAGETGFGDNVTANYDVRLMFDTSFTGKDLLRTTLRAGNFGDSVFGNGNTAMEVAFQEESGADSVGINRLFYQFPVGDSFTVTAGAKVRQDDMLAMWPSAYPADTILDLFTYAGARGTYSLNLGAGVGVWWQNEGFSFSANYVSNENAAEDSTRGVGEDYTATAQLGYAGDNWGVALAYTYADFNIFSNSNVGLSAYWSPAESGWIPSISAGGGWSDGIFDSSDDAWSWMVGIQWADMFVKGNALGMALGSAGQANPGKCADLGTFCTGGIWTDGGQETLAYELWYKFQVTDNISVTPAFFYIENDGASDTYGGLVKTTFKF, from the coding sequence ATGAAACTCTTCCAGCAACTGCTGGTTGCCCCTGCGGCGCTCGGACTGCTGGCCCCCGTGGCCGCCACTGCCTCCGAGCTCAACATGGACGGCGTGAACCAGTACGCCTCCCAGGAGCAAGTCACCAGCATCTCCCAGTTCTCGGACGTGCAGCCCACCAGCTGGGCCTACCAGGCACTCTCCAACCTGATCGAGCGCTACGGCTGCGTGGCCGGCTACCCCGACGGCACCTACCGCGGGGAGAAGGCCATGACCCGTTTTGAAGCCGCCGCGCTTCTGAACGCCTGCCTCGACCGCGTCACCGAGGTGACCGACGAGCTCAAGCGCCTGATGGCCGAGTTCGAGAAGGAACTCGCCATCCTCAAGGGCCGTGTCGATGGCCTCGAGGCCAAGGTGGGTGAACTGGAGGCCAATCAGTTCTCCACCACCACCAAGCTGAAGGGCATCGCCACCATGGTGCTCGGCGGCGCTGGCGAGACCGGCTTCGGCGACAACGTCACCGCGAATTATGACGTTCGCCTGATGTTCGACACCAGCTTCACCGGTAAGGACCTGCTCCGCACCACCCTGCGGGCCGGCAACTTCGGTGATTCGGTGTTCGGCAACGGCAACACCGCCATGGAAGTGGCCTTCCAGGAAGAGAGCGGTGCTGACTCCGTCGGCATCAACCGCCTCTTCTACCAGTTCCCCGTTGGCGACTCCTTCACCGTCACTGCCGGTGCCAAGGTCCGTCAGGACGACATGCTGGCCATGTGGCCCAGTGCCTACCCCGCTGACACCATCCTCGACCTGTTCACCTACGCCGGTGCCCGGGGCACCTACAGCCTCAACCTCGGCGCCGGTGTCGGTGTGTGGTGGCAGAACGAGGGCTTCAGCTTCAGCGCCAACTACGTCTCCAACGAGAACGCCGCTGAGGATTCCACCCGCGGCGTGGGTGAGGACTACACCGCCACCGCTCAGCTCGGGTATGCCGGTGACAACTGGGGTGTGGCTTTGGCTTACACCTATGCTGACTTCAACATCTTCAGCAACAGCAACGTTGGCCTGAGCGCCTACTGGAGCCCTGCCGAATCCGGCTGGATTCCCTCCATCAGCGCTGGTGGCGGCTGGTCTGATGGCATCTTTGATTCCTCCGACGATGCCTGGAGCTGGATGGTCGGCATCCAGTGGGCCGACATGTTCGTCAAGGGCAATGCCCTCGGCATGGCCCTGGGCTCTGCCGGCCAGGCGAACCCCGGCAAGTGTGCCGATCTCGGCACCTTCTGCACCGGCGGCATCTGGACCGATGGCGGCCAAGAGACCCTGGCTTACGAGCTCTGGTACAAGTTCCAGGTCACTGACAACATCAGTGTGACCCCTGCGTTCTTCTACATCGAGAACGACGGCGCCAGCGACACCTACGGCGGTCTCGTCAAGACCACCTTCAAGTTCTGA
- a CDS encoding aspartyl/asparaginyl beta-hydroxylase domain-containing protein gives MKRPSPRDSRAGLPDDLRRRHWTFPARTRRNRLKRALHDALERLVGWASLPGDVPVFHAGQFPWIAAVEREWPAVRRELDAVMQHREAMPNFQQILSQVGKIQNDDQWKTFFLKGVGMDCRENACRCPNTMQVLDSIPGCSTAFFSILSPHKHIPPHRGAWAGVLRLHLGLIVPEPRERCRIRIADELHTWEEGRCLVFDDTYNHQVWNDTEGYRVVLFVDFARPLRWPVSLFNTWLLNLAALAPFLREANQKQQAAERSFWGRLAGPGNPSSTQHP, from the coding sequence TTGAAGCGTCCGTCACCCCGTGACAGCCGAGCTGGCCTGCCCGACGACCTGCGACGCCGCCACTGGACCTTCCCGGCCCGCACCCGCCGCAACCGGCTGAAGCGGGCCCTGCATGATGCCCTCGAACGGCTTGTGGGCTGGGCTTCCCTGCCCGGGGATGTGCCGGTGTTCCACGCCGGGCAGTTCCCCTGGATCGCAGCCGTGGAACGGGAGTGGCCGGCCGTGCGGCGGGAACTGGATGCCGTGATGCAGCATCGCGAGGCGATGCCGAACTTCCAGCAGATTCTTTCCCAGGTGGGGAAGATCCAGAACGACGACCAATGGAAGACGTTCTTTCTCAAGGGCGTGGGCATGGACTGCCGGGAGAACGCTTGCCGCTGCCCGAACACCATGCAGGTGCTCGACAGCATCCCCGGCTGCAGCACGGCCTTCTTCTCGATCCTGTCCCCCCACAAGCACATCCCTCCCCATCGGGGCGCCTGGGCGGGCGTGCTGCGGCTGCACCTGGGTCTGATCGTGCCAGAGCCCCGCGAGCGCTGCCGGATCCGTATCGCCGATGAGCTCCACACCTGGGAAGAGGGCCGCTGCCTGGTGTTCGATGACACCTACAACCACCAGGTGTGGAATGACACCGAGGGCTACCGGGTGGTGTTGTTCGTGGACTTCGCCCGCCCGCTGCGCTGGCCCGTTTCGCTGTTCAACACCTGGCTGCTCAACCTGGCGGCCCTGGCCCCCTTTCTGCGGGAGGCGAACCAGAAGCAGCAGGCCGCCGAACGCAGTTTCTGGGGCCGGCTGGCCGGCCCTGGCAACCCCTCCAGCACCCAGCACCCATGA
- the psbD gene encoding photosystem II D2 protein (photosystem q(a) protein): MTIAVGRAPAARGWFDVLDDWLKRDRFVFVGWSGLLLFPCAYLALGGWLTGTTFATSWYTHGIASSYLEGCNFLTAAVSTPADAMGHSLLLLWGPEAQGDFVRWVQLGGLWPFVALHGAFGLIGFMLRQFEIARLVGIRPYNAIAFSGPIAVFVSVFLMYPLGQSSWFFAPSFGVAAIFRFLLFLQGFHNWTLNPFHMMGVAGILGGALLCAIHGATVENTLFEDGEQSNTFKAFEPTQEEETYSMVTANRFWSQIFGIAFSNKRWLHFFMLFVPVMGLWTSSIGIIGLALNLRAYDFVSQEIRAAEDPEFETFYTKNILLNEGIRAWMAPADQPHENFVFPEEVLPRGNAL, from the coding sequence ATGACGATCGCTGTAGGGCGCGCGCCAGCGGCACGGGGATGGTTCGACGTCCTCGATGACTGGCTCAAGCGCGACCGCTTCGTATTTGTGGGGTGGTCCGGTCTGCTGCTGTTCCCCTGCGCCTACCTGGCGCTGGGCGGCTGGCTCACCGGCACCACCTTCGCCACCTCCTGGTACACCCATGGCATTGCCAGCTCCTACCTGGAGGGCTGCAACTTCCTCACCGCGGCGGTGAGCACCCCGGCCGACGCCATGGGCCACAGCCTGCTGCTGCTCTGGGGCCCCGAGGCCCAGGGTGACTTCGTGCGCTGGGTGCAGCTCGGCGGCCTCTGGCCGTTCGTGGCCCTGCACGGTGCCTTCGGTCTGATCGGCTTCATGCTGCGCCAGTTCGAGATCGCCCGCCTGGTGGGCATCCGCCCGTACAACGCCATCGCCTTCTCCGGGCCGATCGCGGTGTTCGTCAGCGTGTTCCTGATGTACCCGCTGGGCCAGAGCAGCTGGTTCTTCGCCCCCAGCTTCGGGGTGGCCGCCATCTTCCGCTTCCTGCTGTTCCTGCAGGGCTTCCACAACTGGACGCTGAACCCGTTCCACATGATGGGCGTGGCCGGCATCCTGGGCGGTGCGCTGCTGTGCGCCATCCACGGCGCCACGGTGGAGAACACCCTGTTCGAGGACGGGGAGCAGTCGAACACCTTCAAGGCGTTCGAGCCCACCCAGGAGGAGGAGACCTACTCGATGGTGACGGCCAACCGCTTCTGGAGCCAGATCTTCGGGATCGCCTTCTCCAACAAGCGCTGGCTGCACTTCTTCATGCTGTTCGTGCCGGTGATGGGTCTGTGGACCAGCAGCATCGGCATCATCGGCCTGGCCCTCAACCTGCGCGCCTACGACTTCGTGTCGCAGGAGATCCGCGCCGCCGAGGACCCCGAGTTCGAGACCTTCTACACGAAGAACATTCTTCTGAATGAAGGCATCCGCGCCTGGATGGCACCGGCTGACCAGCCGCACGAAAACTTCGTCTTCCCTGAAGAGGTCCTGCCCCGCGGCAACGCTCTCTGA
- a CDS encoding ABC transporter ATP-binding protein, which translates to MAAPGNPPPPLRAERLSFAWPNGHVALRHCSLQIPRPGLWMLVGANGSGKSTLLRLIAGLLEPRSGRIATSGRTALVFQNPDHQLLLPSCGSDLLLAIDPSLSRSAREARLAEVLMAVGLPGMAERPIHSLSGGQKQRLAIAAALASGAELLLLDEPTALLDPDSQQEVLSLIRRLTAAGPRQLTALWVTHRLEELQCCDGAALMEHGHPGGWDAGSAVAARVAPLRHGPLQGGKPEG; encoded by the coding sequence ATGGCTGCCCCTGGGAATCCCCCACCCCCCCTGCGGGCGGAGCGCCTCAGCTTCGCCTGGCCCAACGGCCATGTCGCCCTGCGGCACTGCTCCCTGCAGATCCCCCGGCCCGGTCTGTGGATGCTGGTGGGGGCCAACGGCAGCGGCAAGAGCACGCTGCTGCGTCTGATCGCCGGCCTGCTGGAGCCCCGCAGCGGCCGGATCGCCACCTCCGGGCGCACCGCTCTGGTGTTCCAGAACCCAGACCACCAGCTGCTGCTGCCCAGCTGCGGCAGTGACCTGCTGCTGGCCATCGATCCCAGCCTCAGCCGCAGCGCCCGGGAGGCACGACTGGCCGAGGTGCTGATGGCCGTGGGACTGCCCGGCATGGCCGAACGACCGATCCACAGCCTCAGTGGTGGTCAGAAACAGCGGCTGGCGATCGCCGCTGCCCTGGCCAGCGGCGCAGAACTGCTGCTGCTGGATGAACCCACGGCCCTGCTCGATCCCGACAGCCAGCAGGAGGTGCTGAGCCTGATCCGCCGTCTCACCGCCGCGGGGCCCCGGCAGCTCACCGCTCTCTGGGTGACCCATCGCCTCGAGGAGCTGCAGTGCTGCGATGGGGCCGCGCTGATGGAACACGGCCACCCTGGAGGCTGGGACGCCGGATCGGCGGTGGCCGCGCGGGTGGCGCCGCTGCGCCATGGCCCCTTGCAGGGCGGCAAGCCTGAGGGGTAA
- a CDS encoding response regulator transcription factor codes for MKPCILLIEDDSDMRDLVAGHLEHGGFDVQRAEDGIKGQALALQFAPDLVLLDLMLPKVDGLTLCQRLRRDERTARIPILMLTALADTKDKVSGFNSGADDYLTKPFDLEELTVRVKALLRRTEYAPLSTQHNEILSFGPITLVPERFEAIWFDQPVRLTHLEFELLHCLLQRHGQTVSPSLILKEVWGYEPDDDIETIRVHVRHLRTKLEPDPRKPRFIKTVYGAGYCLELPNGDQLAALTPVVQEARTAQAS; via the coding sequence ATGAAACCTTGCATCCTGCTGATCGAGGACGACAGCGACATGCGGGACCTGGTCGCCGGGCACCTCGAGCACGGTGGCTTCGATGTCCAGCGCGCGGAGGACGGCATCAAGGGGCAGGCCCTGGCCCTGCAGTTCGCCCCCGATCTGGTGCTGCTCGACCTGATGCTGCCCAAGGTGGACGGCCTCACCCTGTGCCAGCGGCTGCGCCGCGACGAACGCACGGCCCGGATCCCCATCCTGATGCTCACGGCCCTGGCCGACACCAAGGACAAGGTGAGCGGATTCAACTCCGGCGCCGATGACTACCTCACCAAACCCTTCGATCTCGAAGAGCTCACCGTGCGGGTCAAGGCACTGCTGCGCCGTACCGAATACGCGCCGCTTTCCACCCAGCACAACGAGATCCTGAGCTTCGGGCCGATCACCCTGGTGCCGGAGCGCTTCGAGGCCATCTGGTTCGACCAGCCGGTGCGGCTCACCCACCTGGAGTTCGAACTGCTCCACTGCCTGCTGCAGCGTCACGGCCAGACCGTATCCCCCTCCCTCATTCTCAAGGAGGTGTGGGGCTACGAGCCCGACGACGACATCGAGACCATCCGGGTGCACGTGCGCCATCTGCGCACCAAGCTCGAGCCTGATCCGCGCAAACCGCGCTTCATCAAAACGGTGTATGGCGCGGGCTACTGCCTCGAACTTCCCAATGGTGACCAGCTGGCCGCCCTGACTCCCGTGGTTCAGGAGGCACGCACCGCCCAGGCCAGCTAG
- a CDS encoding DNA polymerase III subunit delta' codes for MTALFADVLGQQRAVALLEASLRCRRLAPAYLLSGPEGVGRRLAALRFLEGVIAGPEGSSLLRRRLEAGNHPDLLWVEPTYLDKGQLVPASQALDRGISRRSPPQLRLEQIRELTRFLARRPVEAAGCLVVLEGAEAMAEAAANALLKTLEEPGRGMVLLICSAPEQLLSTIRSRCQQIRFGRLGADSMARVLAAAPPPPCPDPPELLELAAGSPGALLAHRLQWQGLPQGLVDRLQHLPGGSDPIEALSLARDLTDALDGEQQLWLLQWWQLVLWRRRPDAAVAHRLERLRRQLLAYVQPRLAWEVALLDLAGLAA; via the coding sequence ATGACCGCCCTGTTCGCCGATGTGCTTGGCCAGCAGCGGGCTGTTGCCCTGCTGGAGGCCTCCCTGCGCTGCCGGCGCCTGGCCCCGGCTTACCTGCTGAGCGGGCCGGAAGGGGTGGGGCGTCGGCTGGCGGCGCTCCGCTTTCTCGAAGGGGTGATCGCCGGTCCAGAGGGATCCTCCCTGCTGCGCCGGCGGCTGGAGGCGGGGAACCACCCGGATCTGCTCTGGGTGGAGCCCACCTACCTGGACAAGGGCCAGTTGGTGCCGGCGTCCCAGGCCCTCGACCGCGGCATCAGCCGCCGCAGCCCACCCCAGCTGCGTCTGGAACAGATCCGGGAACTCACCAGGTTCCTGGCCCGTCGTCCGGTGGAGGCCGCCGGTTGCCTGGTGGTGCTGGAGGGAGCCGAGGCGATGGCCGAAGCGGCCGCCAATGCCCTGCTCAAGACGCTGGAGGAGCCGGGGCGGGGGATGGTGCTGCTGATCTGCTCGGCGCCCGAGCAGCTGCTGAGCACCATCCGCTCCCGCTGCCAGCAGATCCGATTCGGCCGCCTGGGCGCGGACTCCATGGCCCGGGTGCTGGCGGCAGCGCCACCGCCTCCTTGCCCCGATCCCCCTGAGCTGCTGGAACTGGCGGCGGGATCGCCAGGCGCCCTGCTGGCCCACCGGCTGCAGTGGCAGGGGCTGCCGCAGGGGCTGGTGGATCGTCTCCAGCACCTGCCGGGGGGCTCGGACCCGATTGAGGCGCTCAGCCTGGCCCGCGACCTCACCGATGCCCTTGATGGGGAGCAGCAGCTCTGGCTGCTGCAGTGGTGGCAACTGGTGTTGTGGCGGCGCCGGCCGGACGCGGCGGTGGCGCACCGCCTGGAACGGCTGCGCAGGCAGCTGCTGGCCTATGTGCAGCCGCGTCTGGCCTGGGAGGTGGCTCTGCTGGACCTGGCCGGCCTGGCGGCCTGA
- the tmk gene encoding dTMP kinase, which yields MAVDHVQPGRFVVLEGIDGCGKTTQLQAVSRWLESPEAGCLPPDRQLIVTREPGGTPLGLALRELLLHPPGGAAPGSTAELLLYAADRAQHVERTIRPALAAGHWVLSDRFSGSTAAYQGHGRGLDLALIQQLEAVATAGLQPDLTLWLDLPLAESLRRRGGRAADRIEAEGASFLERVAEGFATLAGQRGWVRIDAMAPVDRVTAACCAALRGLVDVP from the coding sequence GTGGCGGTTGATCACGTCCAGCCCGGTCGTTTCGTGGTGCTGGAGGGCATCGACGGCTGCGGCAAGACGACCCAGCTGCAGGCGGTGAGCCGCTGGCTGGAGAGCCCCGAGGCGGGTTGCCTGCCCCCGGACCGGCAGCTGATCGTGACGCGGGAACCGGGGGGGACGCCCCTGGGCCTGGCGTTGCGGGAGCTCCTGCTTCACCCCCCGGGCGGCGCGGCCCCGGGCAGCACCGCCGAGCTGCTGCTCTATGCCGCGGACCGGGCCCAGCATGTGGAGCGCACGATCCGCCCGGCCCTGGCGGCGGGCCACTGGGTGCTGAGTGACCGCTTCAGTGGTTCCACCGCGGCGTACCAGGGCCATGGCCGCGGCCTCGACCTGGCCCTCATCCAGCAGCTCGAGGCGGTGGCGACCGCCGGGCTGCAGCCCGATCTCACCCTCTGGCTGGATCTGCCCCTGGCGGAGTCCCTGCGCCGTCGTGGCGGCCGGGCGGCCGATCGGATCGAGGCCGAGGGAGCATCCTTTCTGGAGCGCGTCGCCGAGGGCTTCGCCACCCTCGCCGGCCAGCGGGGTTGGGTGAGGATTGATGCCATGGCCCCCGTGGACCGGGTCACCGCCGCCTGCTGCGCGGCCCTGCGCGGTCTGGTGGACGTGCCATGA
- a CDS encoding cation-translocating P-type ATPase, whose product MPRSGPLEPLLLDIEGMKCGGCVRAVEQRLLALPAVRQASVNLVTRTAWVALDPPVAQGEGAPDPLPELQQSLAGLGFQASLRDTSGPGLSLASRQRERHWWNHWQQLVLALLLLLVSGVSHLAPQPGSFWPHALVATLALAAPGRPILVAGWRAAWAGLPSMDTLVALGVGSAYLASLVGLLWPASGLPCFFNEPVMLLGFVLLGRFLEERARYRTGLALEQLAALQPDTALLVMDGGPPRDVRVGGLRRGDRIRLLPGDRVPVDAVVLEGVSALDVSSLTGEPLPQLADPGVEVGAGALNLQGPLLLEVLRPGSESAIARIIQLVEQAMARKAPIQGLADRVAGRFTLAVLALALATFLFWWLWGAHLWPAVLQPVVPAERAIHGSHGLLGAGAPSPLSLALELAIAVLVVACPCALGLATPTAITVGTGLAARHGWLFRGGGAIETAAALRTVLFDKTGTLTRGRPLVTAVVPLQGQESTPEAPAPQAPAPEGAGEGLTPADQLVQWAASLEASTRHPLAFALLQQAEARGLPLLPLETADTLAGAGVRGVIAGEAFRLGRLDWVLPGASAQARSRQQELESQGATVLALARGPELLGLIAVEDESRPDAALVLQQLRQLGFHVGLLSGDRAEPVRRLGARLGLRPAELAWEQTPEQKLAAIVQRQEEAGPVAMVGDGINDAPALAAADLGIAVGTGTGVARDSADLVILGDRLEGIPQALELASRTMAKVRQNLFWAFGYNLIVLPIAAGALLPSRGVLLNPPLAALLMALSSITVVVNALLLQDGLRLRGGSSGG is encoded by the coding sequence ATGCCGCGGAGCGGGCCGTTGGAGCCCCTGCTGCTCGACATCGAGGGCATGAAGTGCGGCGGCTGCGTGCGGGCTGTCGAGCAGCGTCTGCTCGCCCTGCCGGCTGTGCGCCAGGCCAGCGTGAATCTGGTCACCCGCACCGCCTGGGTCGCGCTCGACCCGCCGGTGGCCCAGGGCGAAGGCGCTCCCGATCCCCTGCCAGAGTTGCAGCAGTCCCTGGCCGGGCTGGGTTTCCAGGCCAGCCTGCGGGACACCTCCGGCCCTGGGCTCTCCCTGGCCAGCCGGCAGCGGGAGCGGCATTGGTGGAACCACTGGCAGCAGCTCGTGCTGGCCCTGCTGCTGCTGCTGGTGTCCGGGGTGAGCCATCTGGCTCCCCAGCCCGGCTCGTTCTGGCCCCATGCCCTGGTGGCCACCCTGGCCCTGGCCGCTCCCGGCCGCCCCATTCTGGTGGCGGGCTGGCGCGCCGCCTGGGCCGGGCTGCCCTCGATGGACACCCTGGTGGCTCTGGGGGTCGGCAGCGCCTACCTGGCCAGCCTGGTGGGCCTGCTCTGGCCGGCCAGTGGGCTGCCCTGCTTCTTCAACGAGCCGGTGATGCTGCTCGGCTTCGTGCTGCTGGGGCGCTTCCTGGAGGAGCGGGCCCGCTACCGGACGGGCCTGGCGCTGGAGCAGCTGGCGGCCCTCCAGCCCGACACCGCACTGCTGGTGATGGACGGTGGTCCGCCGCGGGACGTGCGGGTCGGCGGCCTGCGCCGCGGCGACAGGATCCGGCTGCTGCCGGGCGACCGGGTGCCGGTGGATGCGGTGGTGCTGGAGGGTGTCTCGGCTCTCGATGTCTCGAGCCTCACCGGCGAACCGCTGCCCCAGCTGGCCGACCCGGGGGTGGAAGTCGGGGCCGGCGCCCTGAACCTGCAGGGGCCGCTGCTGCTGGAGGTGCTCCGGCCCGGCTCGGAGAGCGCCATCGCCCGGATCATCCAGCTGGTGGAGCAGGCCATGGCGCGCAAGGCACCGATCCAGGGCCTCGCCGACCGGGTGGCGGGCCGGTTCACCCTGGCGGTGCTGGCCCTGGCCCTGGCCACCTTCCTCTTCTGGTGGCTGTGGGGCGCCCATCTGTGGCCGGCCGTGCTCCAGCCCGTCGTGCCGGCCGAGCGGGCCATCCATGGCAGCCATGGGTTGCTGGGGGCCGGAGCCCCCAGCCCGCTCTCTCTTGCCCTCGAGCTCGCCATTGCCGTGCTGGTGGTGGCCTGTCCCTGTGCCCTCGGCCTGGCCACCCCCACGGCCATCACGGTGGGCACCGGCCTGGCGGCCCGGCACGGCTGGCTGTTCCGGGGTGGCGGGGCCATCGAGACCGCCGCGGCCCTGCGCACCGTGCTGTTCGACAAGACCGGCACCCTCACCCGGGGGCGGCCCCTGGTCACCGCCGTGGTGCCGCTGCAGGGCCAGGAATCCACTCCCGAGGCACCTGCGCCCCAGGCACCTGCTCCAGAGGGAGCCGGTGAGGGGCTCACACCGGCGGATCAGCTGGTGCAGTGGGCCGCCAGCCTGGAGGCCAGCACACGCCATCCCCTGGCCTTTGCCCTGTTGCAGCAGGCCGAGGCCCGCGGCCTGCCGCTCCTGCCGCTCGAGACGGCGGACACCCTGGCCGGAGCCGGTGTGCGCGGAGTGATCGCGGGGGAGGCCTTCCGGCTCGGGCGGCTCGACTGGGTGCTTCCCGGCGCCAGTGCGCAGGCCCGCTCACGCCAGCAGGAGCTCGAAAGCCAGGGGGCCACGGTACTGGCCCTGGCCCGTGGCCCGGAGCTGCTCGGGCTGATCGCCGTGGAGGACGAGTCCCGGCCTGATGCGGCGCTGGTGCTGCAGCAGCTGCGGCAGCTGGGGTTCCATGTGGGGCTGCTGAGCGGTGATCGGGCCGAGCCGGTGCGGCGTCTGGGTGCCCGTCTGGGGCTGCGGCCCGCCGAGCTGGCCTGGGAGCAGACCCCGGAACAGAAGCTGGCCGCGATCGTGCAGCGGCAGGAGGAAGCCGGCCCCGTGGCCATGGTGGGCGATGGCATCAACGACGCCCCGGCCCTGGCGGCCGCCGATCTGGGCATCGCCGTGGGCACGGGCACCGGGGTGGCCCGCGACAGTGCCGATCTGGTGATCCTCGGCGACCGTCTGGAGGGCATCCCCCAGGCCCTGGAGCTGGCCTCGCGCACCATGGCCAAGGTGCGCCAGAACCTCTTCTGGGCCTTCGGCTACAACCTGATCGTGCTGCCGATCGCCGCCGGTGCCCTGCTCCCCAGCCGTGGCGTGCTGCTCAACCCCCCCCTGGCGGCCCTGCTGATGGCCCTGAGCTCGATCACTGTGGTGGTCAATGCGCTGCTGCTGCAGGATGGCCTCAGGCTGCGGGGGGGCAGCAGTGGCGGTTGA
- a CDS encoding photosystem I assembly protein Ycf3, whose amino-acid sequence MPRSQRNDNFIDKSFTVMADLILKVLPTNRRAKEAFAYYRDGMSAQADGEYAEALENYEEALKLEDDPNDKAFILYNMALVFASNGEHQKALDFYGRALELNSKMPQVLNNMAVIHHHLGSIAEENGDADEADRCYDLAADCWGKAIRLAPNNYIEAQNWLKTSGRGSVDVYF is encoded by the coding sequence GTGCCCCGCTCCCAACGCAACGACAACTTCATCGACAAGAGCTTCACGGTGATGGCGGACCTGATCCTCAAGGTGCTGCCCACCAACCGCCGGGCCAAGGAGGCCTTCGCGTACTACCGCGACGGCATGAGCGCCCAGGCCGACGGGGAATACGCCGAAGCGCTGGAGAACTACGAGGAGGCGCTCAAGCTCGAGGATGACCCCAACGACAAGGCCTTCATCCTCTACAACATGGCCCTGGTGTTCGCCTCCAACGGCGAGCACCAGAAGGCGCTCGACTTCTACGGCCGGGCCCTGGAGCTCAACAGCAAGATGCCCCAGGTGCTCAACAACATGGCGGTGATCCACCACCACCTGGGCTCGATCGCCGAGGAGAACGGCGACGCCGACGAGGCCGACCGCTGCTACGACCTGGCGGCGGACTGCTGGGGCAAGGCGATCCGCCTGGCACCCAACAACTACATCGAGGCCCAGAACTGGCTCAAGACGAGCGGCCGGGGCAGCGTCGACGTCTACTTCTGA